In Geminocystis sp. NIES-3709, a single genomic region encodes these proteins:
- a CDS encoding murein transglycosylase A gives MLLNIGLNLFLNNPLLAQSVPLKLIESLPIKVVDEQLFTKDKQALIRAIDHSLSYLNTDKAKIVYENYTMAEFSRERVIASLRRFRQLLVNSTNAQQLQKVVEKEFRFYRSIGYDNQGTVSFTGYFQPVYKASRQKTDIYRYPLYVKPSNFDSWQNPHPTRKDIEGEDGLGNNSILQGNELVWLSDRLQAYLVQVQGSAQLQLTDGKIMTIGYNGATDYPYISLGKELIQDGKIPAEEMSLPRLMTYLENNPDELDIYLPRNNRFIFFQETGGQPAKGSLNVPVTDERSIATDKSIMPPGALALIYTRIPQVNNDKQLISPTVSRYVLDQDTGSAIKGAGRVDIFFGTGDIAKTKAGLVDWTGDLYYLLLK, from the coding sequence ATGTTGCTAAATATTGGATTAAACTTATTTTTAAATAATCCTTTATTAGCCCAATCTGTACCATTAAAACTTATCGAAAGTTTACCAATAAAAGTAGTAGATGAACAGTTATTTACTAAGGATAAACAAGCATTAATTAGAGCGATCGATCATAGTTTAAGTTATCTTAATACCGATAAGGCAAAAATTGTTTATGAAAATTATACAATGGCTGAGTTTAGCCGTGAACGGGTGATAGCTTCTTTAAGACGTTTTCGTCAGTTATTAGTTAATTCTACCAATGCGCAACAATTGCAAAAAGTCGTAGAAAAAGAATTTCGGTTTTATCGATCGATCGGTTATGATAATCAGGGTACAGTGTCTTTTACTGGTTATTTTCAGCCCGTTTACAAGGCTAGTCGTCAAAAAACTGATATTTACCGCTATCCTCTTTATGTAAAACCGAGTAACTTTGATTCTTGGCAAAATCCTCACCCTACAAGAAAAGATATTGAGGGCGAAGACGGATTAGGTAACAATAGTATTTTACAGGGTAATGAGTTAGTTTGGTTGAGCGATCGACTTCAAGCCTATCTTGTACAGGTTCAAGGTTCGGCACAATTACAATTAACAGATGGTAAAATTATGACCATCGGCTATAATGGTGCAACAGATTATCCTTACATTAGCTTAGGTAAAGAGTTAATCCAAGACGGCAAAATCCCCGCCGAAGAAATGAGTCTTCCCCGTTTAATGACATATCTGGAAAACAACCCTGATGAGTTAGACATCTATTTACCTCGTAATAATCGCTTTATCTTTTTTCAGGAAACAGGAGGACAACCAGCAAAGGGTAGTTTAAATGTACCAGTAACTGATGAAAGGTCGATCGCTACAGACAAATCTATCATGCCTCCGGGAGCGCTAGCTTTAATTTATACTCGCATTCCTCAAGTCAATAACGACAAACAACTTATTTCTCCCACCGTTAGCCGTTATGTGTTAGATCAAGATACAGGCAGTGCTATTAAAGGTGCCGGTAGAGTGGACATCTTTTTTGGTACTGGAGATATTGCTAAAACCAAAGCCGGACTTGTAGATTGGACAGGAGACTTATATTATTTGTTATTAAAATGA